The following proteins are co-located in the Paludibaculum fermentans genome:
- a CDS encoding sulfatase-like hydrolase/transferase translates to MPDQLSRRALLGSAVTALEVSAQRPAPAGKPNIIVMMFDDLGVRDFGFLGARDLQTPNIDKLAAGGTTFTNWYSCAPVCAPARGALMTGRYPLRNGVSGNGRPLPPSEKTIATVLKSGGYNTGLCGKWHLGSTPETVPNAHGFDSFYGFLEGCVDYYSHRFYWGEPKRANFHDLWRNRQEIFEDGRYLTERIGEEAVGFIRQRRQQPFFLYTAFNAVHYPMHAPQKYLDRFPNLPPERRMYAAMLSAADDQIGAMVSALESTGQRERTLLFLVGDNGATTERRAGLGQNLASAGHNLPFRGYKFSTFDGGMHVPALMNWPGHIPAGKQLSQLALTADILPTICHAAGVDPPADRKLDGKNLWPILTAGAASQHEFIAWAEGPQLAIRKGKWKLVLNGVTHDGTPEGQKPLEGEDAVFLSNLEVDPGESRNLRRENPVVVDELQTVLMRWRKEVETQ, encoded by the coding sequence ATGCCGGATCAACTATCCCGCCGGGCGCTGCTGGGCAGTGCCGTGACCGCCCTGGAGGTGTCGGCCCAGCGGCCGGCGCCCGCGGGCAAACCAAACATCATCGTCATGATGTTCGACGATCTTGGCGTCCGCGACTTCGGTTTTCTGGGCGCCAGGGACCTGCAGACGCCCAACATCGACAAACTGGCCGCGGGCGGAACCACCTTCACAAACTGGTACTCCTGCGCGCCGGTGTGCGCGCCGGCCAGGGGCGCCCTGATGACGGGGCGGTATCCGCTGCGGAACGGAGTCTCCGGCAACGGCCGGCCGTTGCCGCCCAGCGAGAAGACCATTGCCACCGTGCTTAAAAGCGGTGGATACAATACGGGACTGTGCGGCAAGTGGCATCTGGGCAGCACGCCGGAGACGGTGCCGAACGCGCATGGCTTCGATTCGTTCTATGGCTTCCTGGAGGGCTGTGTCGACTACTATTCGCATCGCTTCTACTGGGGCGAGCCCAAGCGGGCAAACTTCCACGATCTGTGGCGCAACCGCCAGGAGATCTTCGAGGACGGCCGCTATCTCACTGAACGGATAGGGGAAGAGGCGGTCGGCTTCATCCGCCAGCGGCGGCAGCAGCCGTTCTTTCTGTACACCGCATTCAATGCCGTGCACTACCCGATGCACGCGCCGCAGAAGTACCTCGACCGCTTCCCGAACCTGCCGCCGGAGCGCAGGATGTATGCCGCCATGCTGTCGGCTGCGGACGACCAGATCGGCGCCATGGTGTCAGCCCTGGAGAGCACCGGCCAGCGCGAGCGGACTTTACTATTCCTGGTTGGAGATAACGGAGCCACGACGGAACGCCGGGCGGGCCTGGGCCAGAATCTCGCGTCGGCCGGCCACAATCTGCCGTTCCGGGGCTACAAATTCAGTACCTTCGACGGCGGTATGCACGTGCCGGCGCTGATGAACTGGCCGGGGCATATTCCGGCGGGCAAACAACTGAGCCAACTGGCGTTGACCGCGGACATCCTGCCCACCATCTGCCATGCGGCGGGGGTGGATCCGCCCGCCGACCGAAAGCTGGACGGCAAGAACCTGTGGCCCATCCTGACGGCCGGAGCGGCCTCCCAGCATGAGTTCATTGCCTGGGCGGAGGGTCCGCAGCTCGCCATCCGGAAAGGAAAGTGGAAGCTGGTGCTGAACGGCGTCACGCACGACGGCACGCCCGAAGGCCAGAAGCCGCTGGAGGGTGAGGACGCCGTCTTCCTATCAAACCTGGAGGTGGATCCGGGGGAAAGCCGCAACCTGCGCCGGGAGAATCCGGTGGTGGTGGACGAGCTCCAGACCGTCCTGATGCGGTGGCGGAAGGAAGTGGAGACGCAGTAA
- the pgsA gene encoding CDP-diacylglycerol--glycerol-3-phosphate 3-phosphatidyltransferase, producing MNIPNALTLLRIFFVPMLVAVLVQDDSVYQIFGYNLTNDIVALLIFLAAAFTDLLDGYLARRWNQITTVGMLLDPIADKLLISAALISLVQVHRVPGWMAVLIIGREFAVSGLRSIAASEGYTIQASDLGKTKMVTQVVAISLTLAAEDHRWLLGPANFCLWGTMIFALASAADYARKFWHLIDESIKERRRSELLRLEKDRQKVAMKAAAVSRERSR from the coding sequence ATGAATATCCCTAACGCACTCACGCTGCTGCGGATCTTCTTCGTGCCCATGTTGGTGGCTGTGCTGGTTCAGGACGATTCCGTCTACCAGATCTTCGGCTACAACCTCACCAACGACATCGTTGCCCTGCTCATCTTTCTGGCTGCAGCGTTCACAGACCTGCTCGACGGCTACCTGGCGCGCCGTTGGAACCAGATCACCACGGTGGGCATGCTGCTCGACCCCATCGCCGATAAGCTGTTGATTTCAGCTGCCTTGATCTCGTTGGTCCAGGTGCATCGCGTACCTGGCTGGATGGCCGTGCTCATCATCGGCCGTGAGTTTGCCGTCTCCGGGCTGCGCAGCATTGCCGCCAGTGAAGGCTATACAATCCAGGCCAGCGATCTGGGCAAGACGAAGATGGTCACCCAGGTGGTAGCTATCTCCTTGACCCTAGCCGCTGAGGATCATCGCTGGCTTCTCGGACCGGCGAACTTCTGCCTGTGGGGCACCATGATCTTCGCCCTCGCCTCCGCGGCCGACTACGCGCGCAAGTTCTGGCACCTCATTGACGAAAGCATCAAGGAACGCCGCCGTTCGGAGCTGCTACGGCTGGAAAAAGACCGCCAGAAGGTCGCCATGAAGGCGGCTGCGGTCTCTCGCGAACGCAGCCGCTAA
- the hflX gene encoding GTPase HflX, with translation MPDQNRERAILVAVELTGRKREPDAPEPEESLQELATLAESAGAQIIEKILQSRATFDQATLIGSGKLDELRSVVKAMDVDVVIVDHELGGTQQRNLERSLDCRVVDRTQLILDIFAHRARTREGQLQVELAQLNYLLPRLTGKGIAMSRLGAGIGTRGPGETKLETDRRRIHHRIKRIQHDLESVRGSRGIQRRLRQAVPLQTLALVGYTNAGKSTLFNRLTGAGVLADARMFATLDPTVRQVQLPSRRRILLSDTVGFIRQLPTTLVQAFRATLEEVTEAAILLHVVDASSAAAAGHSSHVRRVLNEIGAENTPQILVLNKADLLGGTSESPATLLRRLSGEAGGAPCVSVSAHNGDGVDDLLELIDRMLPEDPIEFATFHIPVTDLGVVHLLHEFARVTSERYLADYCEVEAEVSASVLRRVAQYKVAQTVRDTAPFV, from the coding sequence TTGCCTGACCAAAACCGAGAGCGGGCCATTCTGGTGGCCGTGGAGTTAACCGGACGCAAAAGAGAGCCGGACGCTCCTGAACCGGAAGAGTCTCTTCAAGAACTCGCGACCCTGGCCGAAAGTGCCGGGGCGCAGATCATCGAAAAGATCCTGCAGAGCCGCGCCACGTTTGATCAAGCCACCCTCATCGGCTCTGGCAAACTCGACGAACTGCGCTCCGTGGTCAAGGCGATGGACGTCGATGTGGTCATCGTCGACCACGAATTGGGCGGCACCCAGCAGCGCAATCTGGAACGGTCTCTGGATTGCCGGGTAGTGGACCGTACCCAGTTGATTCTGGACATCTTTGCTCATCGTGCCCGGACCCGGGAAGGGCAGTTGCAGGTGGAACTCGCCCAGCTCAACTACCTGCTGCCGCGCCTCACCGGCAAGGGCATAGCCATGTCCCGGCTCGGTGCCGGCATTGGTACCCGCGGTCCCGGCGAAACGAAGCTCGAGACCGATCGCCGCCGCATCCATCACCGCATCAAGCGGATCCAGCACGACCTCGAGTCTGTGCGCGGCTCGCGCGGCATCCAGCGCCGCCTGCGCCAGGCCGTGCCGCTGCAGACGCTCGCCCTCGTGGGCTACACGAACGCGGGGAAGTCCACGCTTTTCAATCGCTTGACCGGCGCCGGGGTGCTGGCCGACGCACGCATGTTCGCCACGCTCGACCCCACGGTGCGGCAGGTCCAGTTGCCCAGCCGCCGCCGCATCCTGCTCAGCGATACGGTCGGCTTCATCCGGCAGCTTCCTACTACGCTTGTACAGGCTTTTCGCGCCACGCTGGAAGAGGTCACCGAGGCAGCCATCCTGCTGCACGTCGTCGACGCGTCTTCCGCTGCCGCCGCCGGGCATTCTTCTCACGTACGCCGCGTTTTGAATGAGATCGGGGCGGAGAACACCCCCCAGATTCTCGTGCTGAACAAGGCTGACCTGCTGGGCGGTACCAGCGAAAGCCCGGCCACCCTGCTGCGGCGTCTCTCCGGCGAGGCCGGCGGCGCCCCCTGCGTCTCAGTCTCCGCCCACAACGGCGACGGCGTCGACGATCTTCTCGAACTGATCGACCGGATGCTGCCCGAGGACCCCATCGAGTTCGCCACCTTCCACATCCCCGTCACGGATTTGGGCGTCGTTCACCTGCTCCACGAGTTTGCCAGAGTCACCTCGGAGCGCTATCTGGCCGACTATTGTGAGGTGGAAGCCGAAGTTTCGGCCTCCGTCCTAAGGCGCGTTGCTCAATACAAGGTGGCTCAAACTGTACGAGACACAGCACCTTTCGTCTGA
- the hfq gene encoding RNA chaperone Hfq gives MRKAPLGPKRPGAEKQAQNIQEAFLNNARKEKTFLTIYLMSGVKLSGRIKSFDKYSVILETNNQEQLIFKHAISTVVISKPAHTLSGHPSQSTGAPGVPAAPANDGSEG, from the coding sequence ATGAGAAAGGCCCCATTGGGCCCCAAGCGGCCCGGCGCTGAGAAGCAGGCTCAAAACATACAGGAAGCATTCCTGAACAATGCCAGGAAGGAAAAGACCTTCCTGACCATCTACCTCATGAGCGGTGTTAAGCTCTCAGGCCGTATCAAAAGCTTCGATAAGTATTCGGTCATCCTGGAAACCAACAATCAGGAACAGCTGATCTTCAAGCACGCCATTTCCACCGTCGTGATCTCGAAGCCGGCTCACACCCTGTCCGGTCATCCGTCTCAATCCACTGGTGCGCCCGGCGTTCCCGCGGCCCCAGCCAATGACGGTTCGGAGGGCTGA
- a CDS encoding cation diffusion facilitator family transporter: MAQAEDLGKKVSILSMGVSGGLAVAKLLAGWLGGSNSVLADGVESAGDVLASGFILLGLSVAARPPDDNHPYGHGRFETLTGLGVGLALAAVGALITWHSLQNIGAAHTPPKFYAVWPLIASVILKATLSTYKFKVGRSIGSSAIVADAWNDTVDILSGTVALIALSLTLYDPVRFLAADHYGGAAVGLIVIVLGLQVVRETSLTLMDTMPDDGRMNDIRKSAISVKGALDVEKCYARKTGLRYHVDLHLEVDPDLSVRRGHSIAEEVRNKVKADLPWVADVLVHVEPYGERDWHGES; this comes from the coding sequence GTGGCGCAAGCGGAAGATCTCGGCAAGAAGGTATCGATTCTCAGCATGGGGGTCAGCGGCGGCCTCGCCGTGGCCAAACTGCTGGCCGGCTGGCTGGGCGGCTCGAATTCCGTTCTGGCGGATGGCGTCGAGAGCGCAGGCGATGTGCTCGCTTCGGGATTCATCCTGCTGGGCCTGAGTGTCGCCGCCCGGCCGCCCGACGACAACCATCCCTATGGACATGGGCGCTTTGAGACTCTCACCGGCCTGGGTGTCGGGCTAGCGCTGGCCGCGGTGGGTGCGCTGATCACCTGGCATTCGCTGCAAAACATTGGCGCCGCGCACACTCCGCCCAAGTTCTACGCAGTCTGGCCGCTAATTGCCAGCGTGATTCTGAAGGCCACGCTTTCCACCTACAAGTTCAAAGTGGGACGCAGCATCGGCAGTTCCGCGATCGTGGCCGACGCCTGGAACGACACCGTCGACATCCTGTCCGGCACAGTGGCACTGATTGCCCTCTCCCTGACGCTATACGATCCGGTACGCTTTCTGGCGGCGGACCACTACGGCGGCGCGGCAGTGGGTTTGATCGTCATTGTACTGGGCCTGCAGGTGGTGCGGGAGACCTCGCTCACCCTGATGGACACCATGCCGGACGACGGCCGGATGAACGATATCCGCAAATCGGCGATCTCGGTGAAGGGAGCGTTGGACGTGGAGAAGTGCTACGCGCGCAAAACCGGACTGCGGTACCACGTGGACCTCCACCTGGAAGTGGATCCCGATTTGAGCGTGCGGCGCGGCCACTCGATTGCGGAGGAGGTTCGTAACAAGGTGAAGGCCGATCTGCCCTGGGTGGCGGACGTGCTCGTTCACGTGGAACCCTATGGGGAAAGGGACTGGCATGGAGAATCTTGA
- the polX gene encoding DNA polymerase/3'-5' exonuclease PolX encodes MENLEIARMLAETGDLMEIGGEDGFRIRSYRNAASVIEGYPERIADILNDPARKVTDIQGIGKGIAEALKEIVTRGSFARRDEMLEKYPPTALEMLRIQGLGPKTVRTLWEHFRVSTLEDLERLCREHKLQDLPRMGAKLEDKILKGISQYRQSAGRFLLNYASAAAEELGEYLGATPAGSFRRGRETVGDLDLLVTGENAEAALAKFVQHPRVHDVLGQGTTKASALFGLEGLQVDVRAVPAESYGAALQYFTGNKEHNVALRQRAQKMGLTLNEYGLFKVSDETRVAGATEEEIYEALGLAWIPPEMRENQGEIEAAEKRQLPELIELEDLRGDLHMHTRESDGRATMEEMAEAAKAMGYEYIAITDHSKALAMANGLDEARAVQFAAQVREFNKEDRGIRIFSGLECDILRDGRMDLSEDALAELDWVVASVHGYMNIETPEMTDRLLRCMESPSVKVLGHPTGRVLLHREAYTYDFDRVAGEAAKRGVWMEVNASPERLDLSANLLRRAKALGVKFTISTDAHHPKHLANMKYGVKMARRGWLTKDDVMNTRGVAKFAAAVRK; translated from the coding sequence ATGGAGAATCTTGAGATTGCACGGATGTTGGCCGAGACCGGCGACCTGATGGAGATCGGCGGGGAAGACGGGTTTCGCATTCGCAGCTACAGGAACGCGGCCAGCGTGATTGAGGGCTACCCGGAGAGAATTGCGGACATCCTGAATGATCCGGCGCGCAAGGTGACGGACATCCAGGGGATCGGCAAGGGGATCGCGGAGGCGCTGAAGGAGATCGTGACGCGCGGTTCGTTCGCGCGGCGCGACGAGATGCTGGAGAAGTATCCTCCGACGGCGCTGGAGATGCTCCGGATCCAGGGACTGGGGCCGAAGACGGTGCGCACGCTGTGGGAACACTTCCGGGTGAGTACGCTGGAAGACCTGGAGCGGCTCTGCCGCGAGCACAAACTGCAGGATCTGCCGCGCATGGGCGCGAAGCTGGAAGACAAGATCCTGAAAGGGATCAGCCAGTACCGCCAGAGCGCCGGCCGCTTCCTGTTGAACTACGCGTCGGCCGCGGCCGAGGAACTGGGTGAGTATCTGGGTGCGACGCCGGCGGGCAGTTTCCGGCGCGGCCGGGAGACCGTAGGCGACCTGGACCTGCTGGTCACCGGGGAGAATGCGGAAGCGGCGCTGGCAAAGTTCGTCCAGCATCCCAGGGTGCACGACGTGCTGGGCCAGGGTACGACGAAGGCGTCGGCGTTGTTCGGCCTGGAAGGGCTGCAGGTGGACGTGCGGGCCGTCCCGGCGGAGAGCTACGGCGCGGCGCTGCAGTATTTCACGGGCAACAAGGAACACAATGTCGCGCTGCGGCAACGGGCCCAGAAGATGGGCCTGACGCTGAACGAGTACGGGCTGTTCAAGGTGAGCGACGAGACGCGGGTGGCCGGCGCGACCGAAGAAGAGATCTACGAGGCGCTGGGATTGGCCTGGATCCCGCCCGAGATGCGGGAGAACCAGGGCGAGATCGAGGCGGCCGAAAAGCGGCAGTTGCCCGAGTTGATCGAACTGGAAGACCTGCGGGGCGACCTGCACATGCATACCCGCGAGAGTGACGGCCGGGCCACCATGGAAGAGATGGCCGAGGCAGCCAAGGCGATGGGTTATGAGTACATTGCCATCACGGACCATTCCAAGGCGCTGGCGATGGCCAACGGGTTGGACGAGGCCCGCGCGGTGCAGTTCGCGGCCCAGGTGCGCGAGTTCAATAAAGAGGATCGCGGCATCCGCATCTTCTCCGGGTTGGAGTGCGACATCCTGCGCGACGGCCGGATGGATTTGAGCGAGGACGCGCTAGCCGAGTTGGACTGGGTGGTGGCGAGCGTCCATGGCTACATGAACATCGAAACCCCAGAGATGACCGACCGGCTGCTGCGCTGCATGGAGAGCCCGTCCGTGAAGGTCCTGGGGCATCCCACGGGCCGGGTCCTGCTGCACCGCGAGGCCTACACCTACGACTTTGATCGTGTGGCGGGCGAGGCGGCGAAGCGGGGCGTGTGGATGGAGGTCAACGCGAGTCCGGAGCGGCTGGACCTGTCGGCCAACCTGCTGCGGCGCGCCAAGGCATTGGGCGTGAAGTTCACCATCTCGACGGACGCCCACCACCCGAAGCATCTGGCGAATATGAAGTACGGCGTGAAGATGGCGCGGCGCGGCTGGCTGACGAAGGACGACGTCATGAACACCCGCGGCGTTGCGAAGTTCGCCGCCGCAGTGCGGAAATAG
- a CDS encoding NUDIX hydrolase codes for MKLISSEKLLDTPIFRVTMDHALDPDGFEIKRAIVQHDGSAVIMPVDEKGRVLLVRQYRLPARKYLWELSAGRLDPGETPLQAAKRELIEETGYRAKKWTKLTKFYPSPGFVAEAMTIYVAQELKAGAATPMDDERIECGWFTWKQMGEMIEKGEICDAKTLIGWSLWKLRGKK; via the coding sequence ATGAAACTGATTTCATCTGAGAAGCTGCTGGACACTCCGATTTTCCGCGTCACGATGGACCACGCCCTGGATCCGGATGGATTCGAGATCAAGCGGGCCATTGTGCAGCATGACGGCTCGGCCGTGATCATGCCGGTGGACGAGAAGGGGCGGGTGCTGCTGGTGCGGCAATACCGGCTGCCGGCCCGGAAGTATTTGTGGGAGCTCTCGGCCGGCCGGCTGGATCCGGGTGAGACGCCGCTGCAGGCCGCCAAGAGGGAACTGATTGAAGAGACCGGCTACCGCGCCAAGAAGTGGACGAAGCTGACGAAGTTCTACCCCAGCCCGGGTTTTGTGGCCGAAGCAATGACGATTTACGTCGCCCAGGAGTTGAAGGCGGGCGCGGCGACGCCGATGGACGACGAGCGCATCGAGTGCGGCTGGTTCACCTGGAAGCAGATGGGCGAGATGATCGAGAAGGGCGAGATCTGCGACGCGAAGACTCTCATCGGCTGGAGTCTGTGGAAGCTGCGCGGCAAGAAGTGA
- the rdgB gene encoding RdgB/HAM1 family non-canonical purine NTP pyrophosphatase: MIIRCATTNSGKVREFHMAAAHFGYPEIDIQLLENMKSVPPAVEDGESFDENAIKKALHYSKHTDDLVFADDSGLEVDALDCAPGVLSARYSPEGTDEANNRLLIENLRDQDDRIARFVCVIALARKGELVGMFKGEVEGIILDEPAGPNGFGYDPHFFYPPFNSTFGEASEEKKMSVSHRGQALKAMLAFISKM, from the coding sequence ATGATCATTCGCTGCGCAACTACTAACTCCGGGAAGGTCCGTGAATTCCACATGGCCGCCGCCCACTTCGGCTACCCGGAGATCGACATCCAACTGCTCGAGAACATGAAGTCGGTTCCACCCGCCGTCGAAGACGGGGAATCGTTTGACGAGAACGCCATCAAGAAGGCGCTCCACTACTCCAAGCACACGGACGATCTCGTCTTTGCCGACGACTCCGGCCTGGAAGTGGACGCCCTCGACTGCGCGCCCGGCGTGCTCTCCGCCCGCTACAGCCCCGAAGGCACCGACGAGGCCAATAATCGCCTGCTGATCGAGAATCTGCGCGATCAGGACGACCGCATCGCCCGCTTTGTCTGCGTCATCGCTCTGGCGCGCAAGGGCGAGCTCGTGGGCATGTTCAAGGGTGAAGTCGAAGGCATCATCCTGGACGAACCGGCCGGCCCGAACGGCTTCGGCTACGACCCCCACTTCTTTTACCCGCCCTTCAACTCCACTTTCGGAGAGGCGAGCGAAGAGAAGAAAATGTCGGTCAGCCACCGCGGCCAGGCCCTGAAGGCCATGCTCGCCTTTATTTCGAAGATGTAA
- the rph gene encoding ribonuclease PH: MRSDKRQPDQLRPVKIQTNYLMTAEGSALIEVGHTRVLCAASVEDSLPSFLRNSGRGWVTAEYAMLPRATAERTPREITKGKQSGRTHEIQRLIGRSLRSVVDMEALGERTVVIDCDVIQADGGTRTAAITGGYVALALAVKKLLEFGVLKRNPLKDLIAATSVGVVKGASLLDLCYEEDSAAEVDMNVVMTGAGEFVELQATAEKLSFKDDRLLEMIALARKGLAELFELQKAAIQGK; encoded by the coding sequence ATGCGCAGTGATAAGCGGCAGCCGGACCAACTCCGGCCCGTCAAGATTCAGACGAACTACCTGATGACCGCCGAAGGTTCGGCTCTCATTGAGGTCGGCCATACCCGTGTGCTGTGCGCCGCGAGTGTCGAGGACAGCCTGCCCTCGTTCCTCCGCAACTCCGGCCGCGGTTGGGTCACAGCGGAATACGCCATGCTGCCGCGCGCCACGGCGGAGCGTACCCCGCGCGAGATCACCAAAGGCAAACAGTCCGGCCGGACCCACGAGATCCAGCGGCTCATCGGCCGCTCCCTGCGCTCCGTGGTCGACATGGAAGCCCTGGGCGAGCGCACCGTCGTCATCGATTGCGACGTCATCCAGGCCGACGGCGGTACGCGTACCGCGGCCATCACCGGCGGCTATGTCGCCCTGGCCCTCGCCGTGAAAAAGCTGCTGGAATTCGGCGTCCTCAAGCGCAACCCGCTCAAGGATCTCATCGCCGCCACCAGCGTCGGGGTCGTGAAAGGCGCCAGCCTGCTCGACCTCTGCTACGAAGAGGACTCCGCCGCCGAGGTCGACATGAACGTCGTCATGACCGGCGCCGGCGAGTTCGTCGAACTCCAGGCCACCGCGGAAAAACTGAGTTTCAAGGACGACCGCCTGCTCGAGATGATCGCCCTGGCCCGCAAAGGCCTGGCCGAGCTCTTCGAGCTGCAGAAGGCCGCCATACAAGGAAAATGA